In Megalops cyprinoides isolate fMegCyp1 chromosome 12, fMegCyp1.pri, whole genome shotgun sequence, the sequence ACTGTGTTGTTATTTAGACAGAGTAttgatctttttatttttttattacaaaagcAATGTGTATGTTCACCTTTACTGTGAATATAAGAAGTTAAATATGTCACAAATATCATTAAACATGTCTATGAACCTCTAAGAAACAGACTGTTGTCTAAGTTCTAATTTTGGACAGAAAAGTAACTTTAACTAAAGGGAATGATATCCAGATAAATTGAGACTGTTTATGATTGTAACACATACCACTGTGCAATAGATATTCAATATCATGCCCAGATGTGGCACCTGCAACCCTGTATTCCGTCTCAGAAGTTCCGGTTGGTGAAGGGAAATTCTGGTGCTGTCTTTATTGCTGTGTTAGTTTTGCATGCTCTGTTACAGATTATGTCCCTTCAAGACTGTTCACAATGAGCCAGATAAACAAAATACTTATagacaagaaacaaaacaagagtCTTTTGGGGGGAAATCAGTGCAACTGCAGATGTTCAATATATGGAGCAGATATTTAGTCTCTGGTATTATTACAGTAGTCTCCATAATGAGCCTGAATGTCTGCTTCGTATATAGAACATCTGCGGTAGTATCCACTCACCCCAGGCCTTGTCTGTGGGCTGCATCAGACGGCATCTGGGGGGCCTGTCTCATCCCAGTAAGACATCTCATTTAACCAATCACATCCCTAACGAGCATAAATGGGCAGTATCACACTATTACTCAGTCACAGAGGGTTCAGCGTTGTGACTGGATGGAGAAATCCAAGGATATGGAAGACGTTTGATCCTTAGTGACTCATTTACTTCTTTTGCTGCAAATGTCAAGACCAGATCGAGTGACAAGTCCAAAGAAAAGGACCTGTGCTCCCTTTGTAAACCTCGAATTTAAGAAAGTGCCTGACAAATGACGTATTTGAGAaaactttcttttatttttggttttcagaGAAAGGGAACAAATACTTCAAGCTTGTTTTGATCACACGGATATAATGCCTggcttatttgttttctttgtctgaAAGCTAAAAACTAAAGAAGGTTTTCTTGAGTGCACTTGGTACAGTGCCAGGTTTGTTAGAGTGCATGCTCCTCCCTTTAGACTGACTCTATTATGACTCTATTGGTCTATTATTTATTCACAAAGCTGGCCCATTTCTGCACACAGCACCTTCAATGGAGTCTGCCCTTAAGCACTAAATCCCAAATCCCTGCCACATCATcgggaaaataaaaaaacccagagaaagtgtttagctggatGTCTGCATTTAATGGCAAGTTATTTGGAACATTTTAGCCCTCAAGGCAGAATTTCCCCACAGTGTAATGTTCTGATCTACAACCAGATTACTCAACTGCAACGTCAACCTTAACTAttataaaacagacagcaaaactTGTCCCGGATTAGCCCTAGATTGAACAGTTCCTGTCTAAAACATGTTCAACCAAACCTTTTCCAAGGGCTTCATTTTGCAAGTTACCCCCGGAAAATCTAAGCAATTAAATTTCAAGCCCCGTTAAAAATGCTTGTTAATCAGAAGTAAACAATCAATGACAGCTCAAAGATGACTCAAGTTCCCTTTAATGAAACAAATCAATGAGTCAAATCCAACACAATGAGGGTAACTGTATATTTGAACAATAATAACTATGACTGATGGTAATAACTACAACTGTAAATATGATTATTTGTCATTGataacaaataataatcattattttgaGCCGTTTTGTGAGGCCTAAGACGTCTTGGCTCTGACACAGGTGCAGCCAACAGTGACTGAAATGTAGGAGGCCTGGTAGCAGTTCAGAGTCTTGTTCAGGTTCAGAACCAGCACCTCCTGATGAATCGGCACAGAGTTAAGTTTATCATGCAGCTCGGCCTTGTCTGGATCGCTCTTTGGGTCAGTACAGTAGGAGAAATTGCAGACCGCCTCTGAGATCGACTTAGGGATTCTGTTCTCCTCGTAGTTTACTCTGGCATAGGAGGTGAgcagagggagacacacactGTTTATGCAATATTGCTATCAGGTAACcatatgttattttaaacatttcttaaaTCCCATTTTTTATACTGCCATCATGAGCCATACATTGCTTTTCAAATTTACATATTGCCATCCAAAatcacattgttttaaaaatgactatttGCCATCTCCTTTGAGTCATTGATCTTCAGTTGTAATCAGCTGCCTGTACCTGACGCATTATGGATATTACCGTTGTGTATTTCCTTCATCtcatatttttcttgtttacTAACTATGTCTCATATCCACTGATAACTTTTATTCCATGATGTCACTGTCAGCACAAGTCTATGCCTACATCTTGTGTTTTGTCCAGAATCCTCAAATGTCTTTCCTTGCCTTGTTGTAAATCCGTTACTTATAGCTCAGTTATTTatgtttcttgtattttttgaaGGAatgaggaaacaggaaaacaactGAAGCCACAGTGAGAGGGTCTGTGAGCTTCTCAGAGGGGGCAGAGCTGAGCTGACCAGGTCTCACCTCCAGGTCCAGGCGGACAGCGACCTGTTGTGGATGTTACCGTTCCCTTCCTGAACGTCGCCGCGGCCGGCCTGGTAATTCCACGGGATCTTCAGGGTAGTGTTGCAGATGCTCCGGGCCTTGTCCTTCGCCTGCGATGTCCCCAGGAGGGCGGCCACGCAGCACAGGACCTGAGAGGATCGCGTCAAGAGCAGGGACAAGAAACAGCGCTGTGACGCTAATCTCCAGTCACCAGCAGCAGTGAAAACTAAGATGGACTAACCCCACTTGAGGctggtagtgttttttttagtttgtgtctgtgggtgggTAGAACTACAAGCTCAGTCTGGATCAGTGTTACCAGCTCTTCAGCTCAAAAAGTCACCCAGAGTCACTCACAATGTCTTCAACAtgttgctttttatatttttacaagaCAATGTGGGTAGATGTGGGAGATATCCTGGTTAAGCaatggagaaataaaaacaaatagtaTGCTAAAAGTTCGTATTCCGCATGGGACGTACATTTTTGGGGATTTCATCGCAATGAAAAAAGCACGTCATTTTTGGAAAACTTGGTATTGAAACATTAATACCCAGAAAGTATAAATGTCAGTTTGTTCTAAGTAATTAAATCTGATAACAACAGTATGCCACTCTGTGTTGCTAATTACTTACTACCCTTGATTCAAAATCATCTTTCGTATACGCAGGACTAACTCAAGTTTGCAGTTTTGATTCCTTGGTGGGGAAAATCCACTTTACCCTTGAGCCAGgtacataataaatatttaatatttataattttttttattatgcaaAAATGACACCAGAGTCATAAATCGTGGTAATTTAAGGGAGAGGACAgaaatttagctagctagtgggAATTAACCAGCTGGCCCCCAAAAATAATTCAATGCAGATCGGTTTaagatgtatgtgtgttttttgttatcGCAAGTTATCCTCCTTTAGCTTCCTTTCGTGCCCTGTGAAATAGGGCATTGGGTGGATATTATCAAAATCTAAGGTTTCCATGAGATGTCTTTGTGTGGAAAATGATGTCAAACTCTTATCTTCTATCACTGGCCTGATAGAAGATAAGAGTTTGACAACATTGTATATTGGTCTTTGTCATATAGGTCAGGTCTTTGACATTACTAACAAGCTGACTGCAAGTAGCCTTCCACGAAATGTTTCCTAGAAATCTGCATTAGGAAgttgaaatatattattttcaaatattattcATCTAAGGTTGGGATTTCGTGACATTGTGTTAAAATGAATCATTATAAATGTGAAACCCAGCCCGACCACTTgatttgcactgaaaaaatgccattttcattccattttatgTCAGTCCAGCTTAACGTTACTTGGCTGCTCACCAGAGCTGATACAAGAGTTGTTTCTTGAGCAATGCACCATGCAAACACGTGcgttatttattataatataagTGCTGGATGCCGGAATTATGCATATAATGCAATCGAATTGGATCTTCGAATGAGCAGAATTTTTGCATCTTCCTGCTGTAACTAGCTGGAACCATTGTGTGACAAGCCGCAACTCTGCTATACTGGAACTATGCAATGTTACACGTTAAGgtagaaaatatgttttttttcctacttaGGATGTAGCCCAACGGCAGTTACCAAAGAGAAAGGTAGTTTTATTATTCTGGCTAGTATAAAATTTAATCAGCAAAGGAAATATTAGCGCATCAAAGAATTGAGTTAAATCGACAAAGTTTCATAATGACAAATGTGCAAGATGGTATTGTGGCCCAACACAGTGAAAAGTCTTGATACAATCGAAGAGGTCTGCATCCGCATGAAAGAGGCATTTCGGAGaaataggcaaaaaaaaaaaatatgcaaatgcatcAATATGCTTCACTACTTGGACTGATGAAAAAATGGCTTAGCCCGAGCAAAAAGGATGCCGTTGGTGTCGAATACCAATGGCCTCTTGTCTGTACTGACAAGATATTTTGCAAGTTTTTCCTCATgtaacaattaaatgaaatctGTACAAATAATCCAATATATGTATAATGATGATCCATGCCACTATAGGAATAGGTATAGGTTATATACCTATGTATGattaaaagcattttacaggttacaatttttattttacaggttacaatttttacatgtcttttatacagctgaatatttactgaggcaattctgggttatgtaccttgcccaagggtacaacagcagcgccccatcggggaaatatatatatattagttaTACATACCATGTATATGCCGACAGTGTTCGTAATGTTCATCTTCCTTCTCTGTTCTTCTCTGGTTCCCGCGGAGATCTGCAGTTCAGAGCCACTTTCTCTCGCTCTTTAACCCTGCACCTGAGGCGGATCTATTTATCTGATCGCCCGAGGTGTGACAGCATGAGCAACACTGATGCTGAGCTGATAAAGAGCTATTTCTGCTGACCCGCAACCGAAGGGAGATTCCCGTCTGTTAGCTGAACCCGTAGGTGCGCGTGTGGAAGGGAAAATAAAGGCCCTTTCGACCTCAGGTGTGAAGCAGGGATAACGGTTTGTCAAGCGTGCGCTAACCTGCCCGGTCACAGCCAGTGTGCCACGTTGCGAACATTTTTGGCAGCCTTTTTTCCTCAGACCGGGCTGTTTCGGCGATGCTCGATTCAGAAGTACGCCTGTTCAAGAGACTTGTTGTTGTCAGTCTGAACTGCTGAAGTACTCTGAGATCACAcccactatatatatataaaaaaacattaaagagcAGTGGATGCTAAAGGTTTTGCAACCCAAAGGTCAACCGTGTTCTTTCACCTTTTGATCTCCACGGCAGCAGTTGAACAACGTGTGCTTCGCTGCTGCTGCCTGCTTTTTGTATCCACAGAGCAAGAGTGGCAGTCCCAGGAACAGCAGAGGATTCTGGTCTTGCTCAGCTCTGCTCAGGGaatggtcatttaaaaaaattcatcCGCACCCGTCCCCGTTGCAACTTTCCAAAGTTTGAATGTCTCACCCTGTGAGTTCAGGCCTTGCTACTGTAAGCGTTTCAAATGGGCCAAAGGTGGGACATGTTTAATAAATTACAAatcttctgtatttttattgttttggggGTTAACACCATTGATTTGCCAACTTGCTGAAGGACGGCTTAGTGAAAGGGAGCAAGAAAATGTTTGGTAAGGGTTTATAAATGTAACCCTACTATCCTTTGTTACACACATTTCGtttctgtcatatttcagtagaggactaaaacaaataacatattGATTAGCTGACTTGATACTTAAGTATACATTGCTATGACTAAATGCTTTTCTAGGTTTAATTGGTCCCTGGCCTCTGTAAATTGCAATTTGAAATTGCAGGTTAACTGATGAAATCATGTAGGCTTTTGGTGCTAAAAATTCACATGGGTCACCTAGGGTCAACTGAAACGAGTATCAATTTGAAGCCATACGTCCATTTATGGTGTCCTTTTTAATATGGTTATCATTTGGGCAAAAGACGGCTATGACATTTTTTATGGCAGGACTTTTGCAGAAGAAATCCATGTGACTGCAGTGACAGTGGGCATTCAGGATTCCAGGTGTGGGTCGTATGTATTCCGGAACCCATAACCTGCACAGAATTCCGCACTTTCActcacaaaaatgtgtttttccaccACAATAAACTCAACAGCAGCCACACTTGATGATGGACGTCATTAATGTGCAAGAATGTCAGATAAACCATTTTATCCTCTGTTGTGGTCCGCCGctgaccagcaggtggcagcactTTAGCCTGATAttggtctgtgctgtgttcactTTCTCAGGACAGGCTGTGAGTGTAACATTCATAGAGCTGGTGAATCATAGGAATTGGCCTCACTGTgagtaatataaaaatataattttaagtACTCTACATAATTTCATAACTGGGGCCAGTCAAGATAAATAAGGCTATGTCCACTTGTTGATTTAAAAGGTAACTTCAAACTCACCCGTTTCACACACCTGGTAAAACAGGTGGGAATTAGAGGGATGTCATTTTGCACTAGCACCATGAGCGTTGCTACAGCAAACTCAAAACCACACCCACCTGTATCAGAGGACACCTTGAACACATTCCTTTTAAGGCCAAAATGTGCATACTTTTTCCAGTGTctacaactgttttttttttttgcctcaatGTACAATCAGGACTTGAGCAAGATGTATTACATAACAATTTGTGTTTCAGCACAAGCCTAACATAGTGATCTTGCTTCACTAAAGGCTTTTTAAGTCTATtcccacattttaaaagaatctTGTGGTAATAACTCTGAGGTTTTCATACCTGTGAAGAGTTCGGATTACagtattgtttctgttttatattctgtttttgtgaagaGGACCTGATGACTTTTGtttctgcgttttttttttaaaagagcagGGAACCTGAAACTGCCAATAAACGCCAATAAATGCACTTTTACACCATTTACACCAATTTACAATGTAAGgagaataattaatttaaaaatctttgtACCGATAGCAGAAGATTTAGATAAAGTATTTTTCCTTGGATTGGAGGTAACTTCCTGTGTCCCGTTAgtgacatttaataaatattccatttacatttatttacatttattcatttggcagacgcttttatccaaagcgacttacataggttacagttctttacaatgttatccatttatacagctggatatttactgaggcaactgtgggttaagtaccttgcccaagggtacagcagcagtgtcccagcggggattgaaccggcaacctaTTCCCATGATGAAACTGTAGGCCTGGCTTTTACAAATAACATGtttcaaaaagtgaaaataataaacaagGCTCATCCTGTGCCATGTTGGCAGGAATGTTTACAgtacaaatcatttttaaatcccTCAGACAGCCAGACAAGTGGTTGACTGGCCAGCTTCAGTGTTATATCAGCTCATCAGGTCATTCGTTTTAACAACGCttaaaaagcataaagaatTGAATGATGATTCTGTACGGTGGAAGCAGAATGGAATaagatgtttacatttaattcGCATAGTCAATTACAATGGCGCAGCGTCCAGTACACTGTCCAGATGTAATTGTAGAACTCACAACACTGAAACCCAAGTTACCAAGACCTCTTCCTGCCTGGCTTCACACACTGAAGCGGTTGATACCCTGACAGTGCCAGTAATACTGAAAGCCAAATTTCTACAATAAATTTTGACGGGAAACTACACGCACAGTTCATTTCTTCGTTTGGTTGCGTGGGGTAAATACTATATGCTGCACAGGCAACCCGAGAGCTGCAAACCTTCAAATTCTTAGATTTATGCTGCACAGGAAGTTTGACTTCACCCACCAGCTATGCTACATGAACACAGATATTACCTTATTTAGAATCATAACAAGAGCACTTCAAAAGGGACATACAAACACTttctaaaattaatttgtgaCCTAATTCAAATGTTTTGGGCTTCTGTAGACAACTTCCTTCAAATTATGTCTCCTTCATCACATGAAGTGTGTAGTTGAGGGGATTCATTTGAAGAGactgtaattaatttttcaaaaaaaaggcATCATAAAAGTTTTTGATACTGTAAGGCATGAGAATGCAATTTTATCTGTTAAATACTTTATTAAATTTGTATTGAGTCTTTGCACAACAGCATTTTTCAATGTCctatgtacatattttatcattatctGCCTTTGTCATCCTTAGcctatgttcatttttatgaaaatatatatagtgACTTTTTTGATGATAGTGAAGTGAACAAGCACATGTCCATGCCTGAATGTCTGAACATCATACACTTGCAATGTTACTCAGCAGTGGAAACTTGTTTCACTGACCTCCTTTCACAAACAGAAACGCATTGCCAAACCTTGCCTTCTCCATACAGGAAATTGACAGTCTTGTCATTTCTCATTAgtcatattttttataaaaattgTACATCCCTTGACATGTGCAAAATTCAATGTGTGTACCTCCTGGCCCTTCCCTCGGGTCCTATGAACTTTTGATCGCTGAAAGAATGCTGAAATTGTTGAAAAACATGCGCTGTTTGATATCTCCCCTCATTGTTACAAGTCATGATTTATGCCGCGCGTTTCTCATATGAAGTGTTTCTGAAAACTCACTAATTTGAACAGTCCTTCCCATGCGACAGCTAAGCGTAGGTGGaattttcaacagaaaatatattatcTCATTCAAATCTTCTGTTAGGATTTCAGCTTGAGAACAATCCCCCCTGCAcagtcactcactcagtcaATCCATTCATcgatcagtcaatcaatcaatgagaATTCACTTGTTAAAGTGCAAATGTATTGTCACATAGCATGGGACAGATTGCTGCACATTTTCCAGGTGtagctgtaaaaacagaaaatcccAGAGCCAACGCGGGAAAGTTTTCTGTCCTTCGCTTTTTTCCCAGGGCAATGAGTTTTACAGCAATGCTACACTTGCACCAAAGCATGCAGCTGAAAAGGAAAGTGTTTATAGTTTTATACATGTAAATCTTTAATCATTAGGAAATACCAAAAGTAGAGAATTattatgaaatttatttttacatttattttatttttctctgtacaaAACATTGCTTTTAGGGTTGTTGAGTGGCTCAGTCTGCAAGGTGCTTGTCTTCAGCCCAGGTTCAGGACTACGGCTGTGATTTGAAAGGGCCCAAATTCGTTTCATTCTGCTGGGGAGACGGGTGGGTGGGCctgggtttcctcatctcagtGCTCTGAGGCATAGTGCAAATCATCAGGTGCTTGCAGGTTGGTCGGAAGCCATCAGGTAAGCAACGCTTGTCCTCCAATCGGTGCCTTCTTCATGCACCGCGTGAACAGTAGTCTGAACAAAATAGCCATTGAGTATGTGCGAGTGCATCAGCAGATTAAGGCTggcacagtgatgtcatgtaCAACTGCCAATCAGAGCAGCACAAGCTACTGAAACACTTAAGAAAATACCGTTCTTGCAAATTATGATCCAAGCAACATTATTCCACACCAGATATCCACACATTACGTCCATATCGTCATTATTCTGCTTCAGACATGTGCAAGGAGCGTATTATTGCACAGCGCCATGCTGCATAGTTGCTCACTGGACGGTTTTATCCAGGGCAACAATTACAGATTACAGTAAACGGC encodes:
- the il17a/f2 gene encoding interleukin 17a/f2, translating into MDVLCCVAALLGTSQAKDKARSICNTTLKIPWNYQAGRGDVQEGNGNIHNRSLSAWTWRVNYEENRIPKSISEAVCNFSYCTDPKSDPDKAELHDKLNSVPIHQEVLVLNLNKTLNCYQASYISVTVGCTCVRAKTS